A DNA window from Bacteroides cellulosilyticus contains the following coding sequences:
- a CDS encoding sensor histidine kinase produces the protein MINYLMKIVMIFWFIIFCLQVSVAQEIDINQTRKHLLQTLQDNSVDKQQRMELYIDLYDLSDDVTSKRTYINESLQLAIQLKNQIYIFETLDILCRSYKDEPDSLHYYQQIGEECLEGAYKNFYMAWLKAFPSVCKMDEAEKPDEANEEISRYKRHKVNLSDKSQEVQWEMILCSAMECINYFSPSVTNLGDRIIHLKNIQQLVRDLPFEVSYKFNWYYLTRIEFIYRAEGKAEEAAKAVEALEQMEQLYDSQFELPFYKRRAYIRNRSREALRMGVYSEMLYFVDAIGRKRADDIYSRMKAYYQDKTSETDERSFLAAAFRYYLYTAQYDLAMRTVDDLLERTDSTDTNERTELLAKKINLVTQWKQHYKEGFDAFWEYTSLMEDNHVEETNEQLAEMRSLFEVDKLKIEQAELQARYHRIALAVLIVLLLVFFIWGLYQYLLTKRLKATKRALILSNEKVAKESERAKASDRMKTEFLQSMCHEIRTPLNAICGFSTLLLNEDLSQEDKKDFPVIIEKNSNQLTELFEDILQVSDLSSSLELLPMEQVDILSICAGLLDICKRRAGNPEITWLFESGSDECLVKTNAQYLQRVVEHLLNNAAKFTVAGTIRMSLVHTEGKVRIMVSDTGIGVPADKAEYIFDRFTKLDEFMPGTGLGLYSCRLIVTRLGGSIYLDTSYRDGACFCIDLSDEK, from the coding sequence ATGATAAACTACTTGATGAAAATTGTAATGATATTCTGGTTTATTATCTTCTGTCTGCAAGTTAGTGTTGCTCAGGAGATTGATATTAATCAGACCAGAAAACACCTGCTGCAAACACTACAAGACAATTCCGTCGACAAACAGCAGAGGATGGAGCTGTATATTGACTTGTACGACTTGTCCGATGATGTGACAAGCAAACGTACCTATATTAACGAATCGCTGCAACTGGCTATTCAGTTGAAAAATCAGATATATATTTTTGAGACACTGGATATTCTTTGTCGCAGTTATAAAGATGAACCGGACTCTTTGCACTACTATCAGCAGATAGGAGAAGAGTGTCTGGAAGGGGCTTATAAGAACTTTTATATGGCATGGCTCAAAGCTTTTCCTTCTGTTTGCAAGATGGATGAGGCGGAGAAACCTGATGAAGCCAATGAAGAAATTTCACGGTATAAACGCCACAAGGTAAATCTCTCCGATAAATCGCAGGAAGTGCAATGGGAGATGATTCTTTGTTCGGCAATGGAGTGCATCAATTACTTTTCACCGTCTGTTACGAATTTGGGAGACCGCATCATCCATTTGAAGAATATTCAACAGTTGGTCAGAGATTTACCTTTTGAGGTAAGTTATAAGTTCAATTGGTATTATCTGACTCGTATCGAGTTCATTTATCGTGCTGAAGGAAAAGCTGAAGAAGCAGCGAAGGCTGTTGAGGCTTTGGAACAAATGGAGCAACTATACGATAGCCAGTTTGAACTGCCTTTCTACAAGAGGCGTGCTTATATCCGTAACCGTAGCCGTGAAGCCTTACGTATGGGTGTTTATAGCGAAATGCTTTATTTCGTAGATGCTATAGGCAGGAAAAGAGCTGATGATATTTATTCCCGGATGAAAGCGTACTATCAGGATAAGACTTCAGAGACAGATGAAAGATCGTTCTTGGCTGCCGCTTTCCGCTATTATCTTTATACAGCACAATACGATCTTGCTATGCGGACGGTGGATGACTTGCTGGAACGGACAGATTCCACCGACACAAATGAGCGGACTGAGTTGCTGGCGAAGAAGATTAACCTGGTTACCCAATGGAAACAGCATTACAAAGAAGGATTTGACGCCTTTTGGGAATATACCAGCTTGATGGAAGATAATCATGTGGAGGAGACGAATGAACAGTTGGCTGAGATGAGGTCATTGTTTGAAGTGGACAAACTAAAGATAGAACAGGCCGAACTTCAGGCACGTTATCATCGTATCGCTCTTGCTGTGCTCATAGTCCTGCTTCTGGTTTTCTTTATCTGGGGACTTTATCAGTACTTGTTGACGAAACGGCTGAAAGCAACGAAGCGGGCACTGATTCTGTCGAATGAGAAAGTTGCTAAGGAAAGCGAACGAGCCAAAGCAAGCGACCGTATGAAGACGGAATTCCTACAGTCAATGTGTCATGAGATACGTACTCCACTCAATGCTATCTGTGGTTTCAGTACCCTGTTGCTGAATGAAGATTTGTCCCAGGAAGATAAAAAAGATTTTCCGGTTATCATTGAAAAGAACTCCAATCAATTGACTGAATTGTTCGAGGACATCCTGCAAGTATCGGACTTAAGCAGTTCGTTAGAGTTGCTTCCTATGGAACAGGTGGATATATTGTCGATTTGTGCCGGGCTTCTGGATATATGTAAGAGAAGAGCAGGAAATCCCGAAATCACCTGGTTATTTGAATCGGGATCGGACGAATGTCTTGTAAAAACGAATGCCCAATATCTGCAACGTGTTGTGGAACACCTCCTGAACAATGCTGCAAAGTTCACGGTTGCCGGTACTATTCGTATGAGCTTGGTGCATACCGAAGGAAAAGTACGTATTATGGTGAGCGATACGGGAATCGGTGTTCCGGCTGATAAGGCCGAATATATATTCGACCGTTTCACTAAATTGGATGAATTTATGCCCGGCACCGGATTGGGGCTTTATTCCTGTCGCCTCATTGTCACTCGTCTGGGTGGTTCCATTTATCTCGATACATCTTATCGGGATGGCGCATGTTTCTGCATTGATTTGTCGGATGAGAAGTGA
- the meaB gene encoding methylmalonyl Co-A mutase-associated GTPase MeaB: MEHPENDESYKGLVVNAGIEQPSSVNPYLRPKPKKRQRSVAEFVEGIVKGDVTVLSQAVTLVESVKPEHQALAQEVIERCLPYSGNSIRVGISGVPGAGKSTSIDVFGLHVLEKYEGKLAVLAIDPSSERSKGSILGDKTRMEQLSVHPKSFIRPSPSAGSLGGVARKTRETIILCEAAGFDKIFVETVGVGQSETAVHSMVDFFLLIQLAGTGDELQGIKRGIMEMADGIVINKADGDNLERAKLAASQFRNALHLFPAPESGWTPQVMTYSGFYNLGVKEIWKMIYDYIAFVKDNGYFEYRRNEQSKYWMYESINERLRDSFYHNPAIEAMLSDKEQQVLQGKLTSFVAAKSLLDTYFGEMRKS; the protein is encoded by the coding sequence ATGGAACATCCTGAAAACGATGAATCCTATAAAGGATTGGTTGTCAATGCAGGCATTGAGCAACCTTCGTCTGTCAATCCCTATCTCCGCCCGAAACCTAAAAAGCGTCAGCGTTCCGTAGCGGAGTTTGTAGAAGGCATTGTGAAAGGAGACGTCACAGTGCTGAGCCAGGCGGTTACTTTAGTGGAAAGTGTGAAGCCCGAACACCAGGCATTAGCACAGGAAGTTATTGAGAGATGCCTGCCTTACTCAGGGAACTCTATCCGTGTGGGTATCAGTGGTGTGCCTGGAGCCGGAAAAAGTACCTCTATTGATGTCTTCGGCTTGCATGTGTTGGAAAAATACGAAGGTAAGCTGGCAGTGCTTGCCATCGACCCCAGTAGCGAGCGCAGTAAGGGCAGTATCCTGGGTGATAAGACGCGTATGGAGCAACTCTCCGTTCATCCAAAATCCTTCATCCGCCCCAGTCCGTCGGCAGGTTCTTTGGGTGGGGTAGCGCGTAAGACGCGTGAAACGATTATTCTTTGTGAAGCTGCCGGTTTCGATAAAATCTTTGTAGAGACGGTAGGTGTGGGACAAAGTGAGACAGCTGTACACTCTATGGTCGACTTCTTCCTGCTTATCCAGTTGGCCGGAACAGGTGACGAACTGCAAGGCATCAAACGTGGTATCATGGAAATGGCGGACGGTATTGTTATCAATAAGGCAGATGGTGATAACCTGGAGCGTGCTAAACTGGCCGCATCGCAATTCCGCAATGCTCTGCATCTGTTTCCTGCTCCCGAGTCAGGATGGACGCCACAGGTGATGACTTATTCCGGTTTCTATAACCTGGGTGTGAAAGAAATCTGGAAGATGATTTACGACTATATTGCTTTTGTGAAAGATAACGGTTACTTTGAATATCGACGTAACGAGCAAAGCAAATACTGGATGTACGAAAGCATCAATGAGCGTCTGCGCGATAGTTTCTACCACAATCCGGCCATAGAAGCCATGTTAAGTGATAAAGAACAGCAGGTACTTCAAGGCAAACTCACTTCCTTTGTTGCGGCAAAGAGCTTGCTCGATACCTATTTCGGAGAAATGAGGAAGAGTTAG
- a CDS encoding alpha-2-macroglobulin family protein — protein sequence MERIQRICSLVLLAAFWGCVPVLHAQSFDKLWKQVEQAQEKSLPQTVIKLTDEIFRKGEREKNTPQMLKAYMCRNTYQNILTPDSFYVNLKGLEQWALREQNPVSRAVLNSLVASIYADYADNNRWELQQRTSLNLGETALPADIREWSANLFVNQVMKYTGEALKDSTELLKTSSRTYIPFVILGDASEYYHHEMYHLLASRAIDALQKVSWFDTDSLVKKDIMGIYGQMINTYRKMPDREDAAVLTMLDYMAWRNREGDVLLRPRAVKEGESEAPNQYLRALDRIIKDYGKRDVCAEAYLAKARYYRNIRKYPEALHACDEAITLYPDYKRISALRELKESILQPQLNLTASKATYPGDSLKLRVTHCNLDGFTVNLFHTTLLKEETDMPQINSSFYKKYARKVKTEHFSLLRPDNYQSADSTYSMLMPREPGVYVMQIVPDDKKGKTSENYLYLTRFKVLTLPLSNKDFEIVALDAETGKPIADAQITFYSSYGTKNNEVLEQKTTDASGKVVMPWGKQFRALSATKGTDTAMPLQRIYNNSNGAWNDTNEEFDEVKILTDRFIYRPGQTIYIKGIAYSQEGDNAKVLPNATYTVELSDVNGNDIGERKVRTNEFGSFTTEFVLPAACLNGSYTIEVDETDGRAFVQVEEYKRPTFDIVFDPQKDSYQVGDSVQVKGTASSFNGVPLQGLELSYTVTRSLFSWWRSYGQSSTSLASGTVMIGDDGMFSIPVRLQGVKGENSGFYTYQIEAFVTNQAGETQSSVTTLSAGNRSLVLSVETEEHICKDDSIRLTFVARNLNMQPVAVKGEYRLVQTVDGKPEVRFSGQFTSNVEVLLPEWKNLPSGAYELQLAAKDDQGRDVDYKQNIVLFSYNDNRPPVESPVWFYARNTEFNAGHPAQFCLGTSYKDAYVMLDVFSGKKRLSSTVLQLSDSIVRFDVPYKEEYGDGIEYLFAFVKGGEFYSEKVDLQKRMPDKTLTMKWDVFRDKLRPGQEEEWRLTIKTPQGTPADAEMLATMYDASLDKLYPNRQNFNVNYPRFNSQIYWSYGYVGGAFYSCYFPMKVWKVPAFIYDTFYSGEGMNEAMIIGYRSEKKSTLTGSVQIRGMASPRTKSMAMADNASADLADALVEKEAGLIFEKNISQETGQTADDAELGNTPELRTNFAETAFFYPQLRTNEQGEISFSFTMPQSLTRWNFRGYSHTKGMLTGQLDASAVTAKDFMLSPNMPRFVRVGDKTSIAATITNLTGKSLKGTTKFILFDPMTDKVISTQRQAFTVEAGKTVPVSFRFTVTDKQDMLGVRMIADGGTFSDGEQHLLPVLSNKEYITETLAMPIRGEETRTFSLDSLFNYNSRMATDRRLTVEFTGNPAWYAVQALPVLSQPRTDNATAWAAAYYANSLASYIANSQPRIKAVFDSWRMQGGKKENFFSQLQKNQEVKNILLEESPWLLEATTEAEQQARIATLFDLNNLSNNNMTALTKLQELQNADGAWSWYKGMPGSRSMTGYITELLVRLPLLTGQKNSAGALSMQQSAFNYLHSQALQEYQNIRKAEKNGAKINSLSYPAMTYLYLIAISGEKVPFLNEDAYRYFLSMVGKNLSSNAMGVKAQSAIILQKAGRTAEANEFIASIKEHLVQTDERGAYFAFYERPFLWGAQPISVHVEVMEALRMAGGNDALVEEMKLWLLKQKQTTSWNSPVATADAIYALLCQGSDLLASRGDVRIVLGNKVLETFSPAKTTVPGLGYIKESFAEGSPELRAKSITVEKRDAGIAWGAVYAQYLSPISDVKQQGGELAVEKKLYVERTLTGGKKELQPITASTQLAVGDKVVSRLTIRLDRAMDFVQLKDQRGACFEPMNSLSGYRWNGGIGYYVEIEDASTNFFFDSLSKGVYVLEYSYRVARSGQYEAGLATIQCAYAPEYAAHSASVKVEVE from the coding sequence ATGGAAAGAATTCAAAGAATTTGTAGTTTGGTGCTGCTGGCAGCGTTTTGGGGCTGTGTGCCTGTGCTGCATGCGCAGTCGTTTGATAAGTTGTGGAAGCAAGTGGAGCAAGCACAGGAAAAGAGTTTGCCGCAAACTGTGATTAAACTGACGGATGAGATATTCCGGAAGGGGGAACGCGAAAAGAATACCCCGCAGATGCTTAAAGCCTATATGTGCCGGAATACATATCAGAATATACTGACGCCCGATAGTTTCTATGTCAATCTGAAAGGATTGGAACAATGGGCGTTGCGTGAGCAAAATCCGGTCAGCCGTGCAGTGCTGAATTCACTGGTGGCGAGTATCTATGCCGATTATGCCGATAATAACCGGTGGGAATTGCAACAACGCACTTCGCTTAATCTGGGAGAGACGGCTCTACCGGCGGATATTCGCGAGTGGAGTGCCAATTTGTTTGTGAACCAGGTAATGAAATATACCGGTGAAGCCCTGAAAGATTCTACCGAGTTATTGAAGACATCTTCGCGTACTTATATTCCTTTTGTGATTTTAGGAGATGCAAGTGAATACTACCATCATGAAATGTATCATTTGCTGGCATCACGTGCTATCGATGCTTTACAGAAAGTCTCGTGGTTTGATACGGATTCTTTGGTAAAGAAAGACATTATGGGTATTTATGGGCAGATGATAAATACCTATCGGAAGATGCCTGATCGGGAAGATGCTGCCGTACTGACTATGCTGGATTATATGGCTTGGCGTAACCGTGAAGGGGATGTCTTGCTTCGTCCCCGTGCTGTAAAAGAAGGTGAGAGCGAAGCACCGAACCAATATCTACGTGCATTAGACCGTATCATTAAAGACTATGGTAAACGTGATGTATGTGCAGAGGCGTATCTGGCTAAAGCCCGTTATTACCGCAACATACGTAAATATCCGGAAGCATTGCACGCCTGTGACGAGGCTATTACTCTTTACCCTGACTACAAACGCATATCCGCATTGCGTGAACTGAAAGAAAGCATATTGCAACCTCAACTTAACCTGACTGCAAGTAAGGCTACTTACCCCGGTGACTCTTTGAAATTGAGAGTGACCCATTGTAATCTGGATGGATTTACAGTGAACCTGTTTCATACTACTTTATTGAAAGAGGAAACTGATATGCCACAGATCAATTCCTCTTTTTATAAGAAATATGCCCGTAAAGTGAAGACAGAACACTTCTCTTTGTTGCGTCCGGATAATTACCAGTCAGCAGACAGTACATATAGCATGCTGATGCCCCGCGAACCGGGTGTTTATGTTATGCAGATTGTGCCTGATGACAAGAAAGGTAAAACTTCTGAAAACTATCTCTATCTTACCCGCTTCAAGGTGCTGACTTTGCCTTTGTCGAATAAGGATTTTGAGATTGTAGCTTTGGATGCTGAGACAGGAAAGCCTATTGCAGATGCTCAGATTACTTTCTATTCCAGTTACGGAACAAAGAATAATGAGGTGCTGGAGCAGAAAACTACAGATGCTTCGGGCAAGGTGGTAATGCCGTGGGGTAAGCAATTCCGTGCATTGAGTGCTACGAAAGGTACTGATACGGCAATGCCATTGCAGCGTATTTATAATAACTCTAATGGAGCTTGGAATGACACAAATGAAGAGTTCGATGAAGTGAAGATTTTGACGGACCGTTTCATATATCGTCCGGGACAGACTATCTATATAAAAGGTATAGCTTATTCCCAAGAGGGAGATAACGCCAAGGTTCTTCCCAATGCAACTTATACGGTGGAACTGTCGGATGTGAATGGCAATGATATTGGAGAGAGAAAAGTCCGTACCAATGAATTTGGTTCGTTTACCACAGAGTTTGTACTGCCTGCTGCCTGTCTGAATGGATCTTACACGATTGAAGTTGATGAAACTGATGGCCGGGCATTTGTACAAGTGGAAGAATACAAGCGTCCTACATTCGATATAGTTTTTGATCCTCAGAAGGATTCCTATCAGGTGGGAGACAGCGTACAGGTGAAAGGTACGGCGAGTTCCTTTAATGGTGTGCCTTTGCAAGGATTGGAACTGAGCTATACTGTAACCCGTAGTCTGTTTTCGTGGTGGAGATCTTATGGGCAGAGTTCCACTTCACTGGCTTCCGGTACTGTGATGATAGGAGATGACGGAATGTTCTCTATTCCTGTCCGCCTGCAAGGTGTGAAAGGGGAGAATTCCGGTTTTTATACCTATCAGATAGAAGCCTTTGTAACCAATCAGGCTGGTGAAACGCAAAGTAGTGTGACCACATTATCAGCAGGCAACCGCTCACTTGTTTTGTCTGTCGAAACGGAAGAGCATATCTGCAAGGATGACAGTATCCGTCTGACATTCGTAGCGCGAAACCTGAATATGCAACCTGTTGCAGTGAAGGGTGAGTACCGCCTGGTACAGACTGTAGACGGAAAACCGGAAGTCCGTTTCAGCGGACAGTTTACTTCTAATGTGGAAGTATTGTTGCCGGAATGGAAGAATTTACCTTCAGGCGCTTACGAACTACAATTAGCAGCCAAGGATGATCAGGGCAGGGATGTTGATTACAAGCAAAATATTGTACTCTTCTCTTATAATGACAATCGCCCTCCTGTAGAATCGCCTGTCTGGTTCTATGCACGTAATACAGAGTTTAATGCCGGACACCCTGCCCAATTCTGTTTGGGGACTTCTTATAAGGATGCTTATGTTATGCTGGATGTATTCAGCGGTAAAAAGCGTTTGAGTAGTACGGTGCTTCAATTATCCGACTCTATTGTTCGTTTTGATGTTCCTTATAAAGAGGAGTATGGAGACGGGATAGAGTACCTGTTTGCTTTTGTCAAGGGTGGTGAATTCTATTCTGAAAAGGTCGACTTGCAAAAGCGTATGCCGGATAAAACATTGACGATGAAGTGGGATGTGTTCCGTGATAAGTTGCGTCCCGGACAAGAAGAAGAGTGGCGTCTGACGATAAAAACACCACAAGGTACACCGGCTGATGCTGAGATGCTTGCTACCATGTATGATGCTTCTTTGGATAAGCTGTATCCCAATCGTCAGAATTTTAATGTGAACTATCCCCGTTTTAATTCTCAGATATATTGGTCTTATGGATATGTAGGTGGAGCCTTTTATTCTTGCTATTTCCCAATGAAGGTATGGAAAGTTCCAGCATTTATTTACGATACTTTTTATTCGGGAGAAGGTATGAATGAAGCAATGATAATTGGATATCGTTCCGAGAAAAAATCTACTTTAACAGGAAGCGTACAGATACGGGGAATGGCAAGTCCGCGAACTAAATCGATGGCTATGGCAGACAATGCCTCTGCTGATCTGGCAGATGCATTGGTTGAAAAAGAGGCAGGTCTGATCTTTGAAAAAAATATATCGCAGGAAACCGGACAGACAGCTGACGATGCGGAACTTGGCAATACCCCCGAACTTCGTACAAACTTTGCCGAAACGGCGTTCTTCTATCCGCAACTGCGCACCAATGAACAAGGTGAGATTTCCTTCTCCTTTACGATGCCACAAAGTCTGACGCGTTGGAATTTCCGCGGATATTCCCATACAAAGGGAATGTTGACCGGTCAGTTGGATGCTTCTGCTGTTACAGCGAAGGACTTCATGCTGTCTCCCAATATGCCGCGCTTTGTACGGGTAGGGGATAAGACCAGCATTGCTGCAACCATTACCAATCTGACAGGTAAATCTTTGAAGGGAACTACGAAATTTATTCTCTTTGATCCGATGACGGATAAAGTGATTTCCACTCAACGCCAAGCTTTCACGGTAGAAGCCGGGAAGACGGTTCCTGTAAGCTTCCGTTTCACAGTGACGGATAAACAGGATATGTTGGGTGTACGTATGATTGCTGACGGTGGCACATTCAGTGATGGCGAACAGCACTTGTTGCCTGTATTGAGCAATAAGGAATACATTACTGAAACCCTTGCCATGCCGATACGTGGTGAAGAAACCCGTACGTTCTCTTTGGACAGTCTGTTCAATTACAACAGCCGCATGGCCACTGACCGCCGACTAACGGTAGAATTTACAGGTAATCCCGCCTGGTATGCAGTACAAGCATTGCCCGTATTGAGTCAGCCCCGTACAGATAATGCTACAGCATGGGCAGCCGCTTATTATGCCAATTCCCTTGCTTCTTACATTGCCAACAGTCAGCCGCGCATCAAAGCCGTGTTCGACAGTTGGCGCATGCAAGGCGGTAAGAAAGAAAACTTCTTCAGCCAGTTACAGAAAAACCAGGAGGTGAAAAATATCCTTCTCGAAGAGAGCCCGTGGTTGCTGGAAGCTACTACAGAAGCCGAACAGCAAGCGCGTATTGCTACTTTGTTCGATCTCAATAATCTGTCGAACAATAATATGACCGCTCTTACTAAACTACAGGAATTACAAAATGCCGATGGCGCCTGGAGTTGGTACAAAGGTATGCCGGGTAGCCGCAGTATGACGGGATACATCACCGAACTTCTTGTCCGTTTGCCGTTGCTCACCGGACAAAAGAACTCTGCTGGTGCTCTTTCCATGCAGCAAAGTGCTTTTAACTATTTGCATAGCCAGGCATTGCAGGAATATCAGAATATCCGTAAAGCGGAGAAAAACGGGGCGAAGATCAATAGCCTTTCATATCCGGCAATGACGTATCTCTATCTGATAGCTATTTCCGGTGAGAAAGTGCCTTTTCTCAATGAAGACGCTTATCGCTATTTCCTCTCCATGGTCGGCAAGAACCTAAGTTCGAATGCAATGGGAGTTAAGGCGCAGTCAGCTATCATTCTGCAAAAGGCGGGTCGCACGGCTGAGGCTAACGAATTTATCGCTTCCATTAAAGAGCATCTGGTGCAAACTGATGAACGGGGTGCATACTTTGCTTTCTATGAAAGACCTTTCCTTTGGGGAGCACAACCTATTTCCGTTCATGTGGAGGTAATGGAAGCCCTGAGGATGGCAGGAGGCAATGATGCATTGGTGGAAGAAATGAAACTCTGGTTACTGAAGCAGAAACAAACTACAAGCTGGAACTCACCTGTTGCAACGGCAGACGCTATTTATGCATTGCTTTGCCAGGGGAGTGACTTGTTGGCATCACGTGGTGATGTACGCATTGTTCTTGGTAATAAAGTGCTGGAAACATTCTCACCTGCCAAGACCACAGTTCCCGGATTGGGATATATCAAGGAAAGCTTTGCAGAAGGTAGTCCTGAATTGCGCGCCAAGTCCATTACTGTGGAAAAGAGGGATGCAGGCATTGCCTGGGGGGCAGTCTATGCACAATATCTGTCACCTATTTCCGATGTAAAACAGCAAGGTGGTGAGCTGGCTGTAGAAAAGAAACTCTATGTAGAGCGTACTTTGACAGGTGGAAAGAAAGAATTGCAACCCATCACCGCTTCCACGCAACTGGCGGTAGGTGATAAAGTGGTTTCCCGTCTGACGATACGTCTGGACCGTGCCATGGATTTCGTTCAACTGAAAGATCAGCGTGGTGCCTGCTTTGAGCCGATGAATTCACTTTCCGGTTATCGCTGGAACGGTGGAATAGGTTATTATGTGGAGATAGAAGATGCTTCCACTAATTTCTTTTTCGATAGTCTGAGCAAGGGTGTATATGTGTTGGAATACAGTTACCGCGTTGCCCGTAGCGGGCAGTATGAAGCCGGGCTGGCAACTATTCAATGTGCCTACGCTCCCGAGTATGCAGCTCATTCAGCATCAGTGAAGGTCGAGGTGGAGTAG
- a CDS encoding DUF1573 domain-containing protein, with amino-acid sequence MKRTLICIYALAAVALTATAQPRFSSNKETHNFGQIEWKHPVSVQYVITNTGDKPLVLTDVDPSCACSVAQWTQTPIAPGEKGKIVVDFDAKALGHFDKSIAVYSNAQPNLAYLHFTGEVVREIKDFTKTYPYLIGQIRIDKNEIDFPDTHRGEKPVIRIGVVNLSDRSYEPVLMHLPSYLDMKVEPNVLQKGEKGLITLTLNTEKLTDLGLTQASVYLSRFTGDKVSDENEIPLSAILLPDFSGMTDTDKANAPVIRLSETDIDLSTQLAKKNKVKHDIQITNTGRSPLQISKLQVFNPALGVSLKKSVLQPGETTRLRVTIDKRNIAKKKRHLRILMITNDPMQPKVEMNIKAS; translated from the coding sequence ATGAAACGAACCTTGATATGTATATATGCGCTTGCCGCCGTAGCACTGACTGCTACGGCGCAACCGCGTTTTTCATCCAATAAAGAAACTCACAACTTCGGACAGATCGAATGGAAACACCCCGTTAGCGTGCAGTATGTCATTACCAATACGGGTGATAAACCTCTGGTGCTTACTGATGTAGACCCTTCCTGTGCCTGTTCCGTAGCCCAGTGGACACAAACTCCCATTGCTCCCGGTGAAAAGGGGAAGATCGTTGTCGATTTTGATGCTAAGGCATTGGGGCATTTTGATAAGTCCATAGCTGTTTATTCCAATGCGCAGCCCAATCTGGCTTACCTGCACTTTACAGGTGAGGTGGTGCGCGAGATAAAAGACTTTACGAAAACCTATCCTTATCTTATCGGACAGATACGTATTGACAAAAATGAGATTGATTTCCCTGATACTCACCGTGGCGAAAAGCCTGTCATACGGATAGGTGTAGTGAATCTGTCGGACCGTTCGTATGAACCGGTGTTGATGCACCTGCCTTCCTATCTGGATATGAAAGTGGAGCCGAACGTGCTTCAGAAAGGTGAGAAAGGGCTTATCACATTAACTCTCAACACAGAGAAACTGACAGACCTGGGACTGACACAGGCATCAGTTTACTTGTCACGCTTCACAGGTGACAAGGTGAGTGATGAAAACGAGATACCTCTTTCGGCTATTCTCCTGCCTGATTTCTCCGGTATGACCGATACAGACAAGGCGAATGCTCCGGTAATCCGTCTTTCGGAGACAGATATAGACCTGAGCACACAACTGGCTAAGAAGAATAAGGTGAAACATGATATACAGATCACCAATACCGGACGCTCTCCGTTGCAAATCAGTAAGCTGCAAGTGTTCAATCCTGCTTTGGGAGTAAGTCTGAAGAAGAGCGTGTTGCAGCCGGGCGAAACCACCCGCTTGCGTGTGACGATAGATAAGAGGAATATCGCCAAGAAGAAACGCCACCTGCGCATTCTGATGATTACGAATGATCCGATGCAGCCTAAGGTTGAGATGAATATCAAAGCGAGTTAA
- a CDS encoding DMT family transporter — translation MNKNVQGHIFALTANILWGLMAPIGKSALMEFSALSVTTFRMVGAAACFWLLSAFCKHEHVDHRDMLKIFFASLFALVFNQGVYIFGLSMTSPIDASIVTTTLPIVTMIIAAIYLKEPITNLKVLGIFVGAMGALTLILSSQATSNGNSSIIGDLLCLVAQISFSIYLTVFKGLSQKYSPITLNKWMFIYASMCYIPFSYHDVAGIQWAEISTAAYVQVGYVVIGGSFLAYIFIMTAQRLLRPTVVSMYNYMQPIVASIAAIIMGLGIFGWEKGVAIALVFLGVYIVTKSKSKADFEKEGKKA, via the coding sequence ATGAATAAGAATGTACAAGGGCATATATTCGCCCTGACTGCCAATATTTTATGGGGACTAATGGCTCCCATCGGCAAATCCGCACTTATGGAGTTTTCAGCCTTATCGGTAACTACGTTCCGCATGGTAGGTGCAGCCGCCTGTTTCTGGCTACTGTCTGCATTCTGTAAGCACGAACACGTGGATCACCGCGATATGCTGAAGATTTTCTTTGCTTCACTTTTTGCACTGGTGTTCAATCAAGGAGTGTATATCTTCGGGCTTTCAATGACTTCACCCATCGATGCCTCCATCGTAACAACCACACTTCCTATCGTAACCATGATTATCGCTGCCATTTATCTGAAGGAACCTATCACGAACCTGAAAGTACTGGGTATTTTTGTAGGAGCCATGGGAGCGCTGACGCTTATATTAAGCAGTCAGGCCACAAGCAACGGCAACAGCAGTATTATCGGGGACTTGCTTTGTCTGGTAGCGCAAATCAGCTTCTCTATTTATCTGACTGTGTTCAAGGGCTTATCGCAGAAATATTCTCCCATCACATTGAATAAGTGGATGTTTATCTATGCCTCCATGTGCTATATTCCATTCTCTTATCATGATGTGGCAGGTATTCAGTGGGCGGAAATTTCTACCGCAGCATACGTACAAGTGGGCTACGTAGTAATAGGTGGTAGCTTCCTTGCCTATATCTTCATTATGACCGCACAAAGGTTGTTGCGTCCCACAGTAGTGAGTATGTACAACTATATGCAACCCATCGTAGCTTCTATTGCTGCCATTATCATGGGGCTGGGTATATTCGGTTGGGAAAAAGGTGTAGCTATCGCCCTGGTATTCCTTGGCGTATATATCGTAACGAAGAGTAAATCGAAGGCGGACTTTGAGAAGGAAGGGAAAAAAGCGTGA